A section of the Triticum dicoccoides isolate Atlit2015 ecotype Zavitan chromosome 7A, WEW_v2.0, whole genome shotgun sequence genome encodes:
- the LOC119333708 gene encoding ankyrin repeat-containing protein At5g02620-like: MDPALHAAAVKGSVASLRMLAAERPDILGSKTPQENTALHIAAELGHAGFAEEALGVDHKLLVTKNADGDTPLHLAARSGKVDMVELLITHARVLPSEQPQHSPAAAHRKHVDGHTGKPSPTSPGTGSTEALGPLLIANKAGDTPLHQAVQHGWSAVALKLLDAEPSCGHALDAKKQSPLHIAAREGLADVVSKIVSHPWVRERFFPSDSVSGTALHQAVLGGHSRVVEILLVATPEDQIALTDSSENNALHYAAQKNSARVVKLLLNRKVELAYRRNRDLQSPLHMAANYGSTEAMVELLKHCPDAAEMVDSKGRNAFHVAVTSGKVDALKRLLKHVRPEEIVNRVDHGGNTPLHLAAALSRVQSALLLIKDCRVNPCVLNRDGQSARSLIEKRGASEEMDTYEMYLWKKLKKHEACRCQKQQLPPIATYQSLRGRRAGHDEYFKHSVETYTLVATLIATVSFAATFTMPGGYSQTEGTAIHGHTAAFKIFVISNTVAMCSSVVVVFCFIWAWRDPVKFKLDQLMWGHRLTIVACLAMVVSLMTAVYITVAPTARWPAYVVIAIGASTPAVVFLILGKEALYIPL; the protein is encoded by the exons ATGGACCCAGCGTTGCACGCGGCGGCGGTGAAGGGGAGCGTGGCGAGCCTGAGGATGCTGGCGGCCGAGCGCCCCGACATCCTTGGTTCCAAGACGCCCCAGGAGAACACCGCGCTGCACATCGCCGCGGAGCTCGGCCATGCCGGCTTCGCCGAGGAGGCCCTGGGCGTGGACCACAAGCTGCTCGTCACCAAGAACGCCGACGGCGACACGCCGCTGCACCTGGCGGCCAGGTCGGGTAAGGTGGACATGGTGGAGCTGCTCATCACGCACGCCAGAGTATTGCCTTCGGAGCAACCGCAGCACTCCCCCGCCGCCGCGCACCGAAAACATGTTGATGGACACACCGGAAAACCTTCCCCGACCTCCCCTGGAACTGGAAGCACGGAGGCGCTGGGGCCTCTGTTGATAGCCAACAAGGCCGGCGACACCCCGCTGCACCAGGCCGTGCAGCACGGCTGGAGCGCCGTGGCGCTCAAGCTGCTGGACGCCGAGCCCAGCTGCGGCCACGCGCTCGACGCGAAAAAGCAGTCGCCGCTGCATATCGCCGCCCGGGAGGGCCTCGCCGACGTCGTGAGCAAGATCGTCAGCCATCCCTGGGTCCGCGAGAGGTTTTTCCCCTCCGACTCCGTCAGCGGCACCGCCCTCCACCAGGCCGTCCTCGGCGGCCACAGCC GTGTGGTGGAGATATTGCTCGTGGCGACGCCGGAGGATCAGATCGCGCTGACGGACTCGAGCGAGAACAACGCGCTGCACTACGCGGCTCAAAAGAACAGCGCCCGCGTGGTGAAGCTGCTGCTGAACCGGAAGGTGGAGCTGGCCTACAGGCGCAACCGCGACCTACAGTCGCCGTTGCACATGGCCGCCAACTACGGGTCGACGGAGGCCATGGTGGAGCTGCTTAAGCACTGCCCCGACGCGGCGGAGATGGTGGACAGCAAGGGCAGGAACGCCTTCCACGTCGCCGTCACCAGCGGCAAGGTGGACGCCCTCAAGCGCTTGCTTAAGCACGTCCGCCCCGAGGAGATCGTCAACCGCGTCGACCATGGCGGCAACACGCCGCTGCACCTCGCCGCCGCCCTGTCGCGCGTCCAGTCGGCGCTGCTCCTCATCAAGGACTGCCGCGTCAACCCCTGCGTCCTCAACCGGGACGGCCAGTCCGCGCGCAGCCTCATCGAGAAGCGCGGCGCCAGCGAGGAGATGGACACCTACGAGATGTACCTGTGGAAGAAGCTCAAGAAGCACGAGGCCTGCAGGTGCCAGAAGCAGCAGCTACCTCCAATCGCTACTTACCAGTCGCTGCGCGGCCGGAGGGCTGGCCACGACGAGTACTTCAAGCACAGCGTCGAGACCTACACGCTGGTGGCCACGCTCATCGCCACCGTCAGCTTCGCCGCCACCTTCACCATGCCGGGGGGTTACAGCCAGACCGAGGGCACGGCCATCCACGGGCACACGGCGGCGTTCAAGATCTTCGTCATCTCCAACACCGTCGCCATGTGCAGCTCCGTCGTCGTCGTCTTCTGTTTCATCTGGGCATGGCGGGACCCCGTCAAGTTCAAGCTCGACCAGCTCATGTGGGGCCACAGGCTCACCATCGTTGCCTGCCTCGCCATGGTCGTCTCGCTCATGACCGCTGTTTACATCACCGTTGCGCCCACGGCAAGGTGGCCTGCGTACGTTGTGATCGCCATCGGAGCGAGCACTCCCGCCGTGGTGTTCCTCATTCTTGGGAAAGAGGCATTGTACATCCCACTATAG